From Roseibium alexandrii DFL-11, the proteins below share one genomic window:
- a CDS encoding flavin-containing monooxygenase, whose translation MTKRKTVAVIGGGVSGLAAAKAFDERGHRVLGFERRHDFGGVWELSRSYPDVQTQSPKDLYRFTDLPMPDDYPEWPKGPQVHAYVHAYAKKHNLARLFRLNTTVLSMDRRSDGQPGWTLTLETADKAWTQDFDFVAVCTGQFSDKNIISHPGQEAFVQAGGQVMHSSDYTDSSLATGKNVVVLGGSKSATDIAVNTAKNGAKSVTLVYREPVWRVPYFIGGINFKRLLYMRAQELQFNGWSPSITGKILSTLFKPLIWANFRGLEIMLKTQLKLKKWDMVPDVPIEKDASCSLPIVTPGLFEGFEAGTIKPVRGTIDHYENGQAVLTTGDRVPCDVSVLAVGWKLGVPYLAKEYQDKLIEPDGQYRVYRLSVNPDLPDMGFVGFNSSFCTILSAEMIANWLVRFADGQLANQPTDKEMQQNIDMMLDWRRKERPAAQVYGGLCSAPFHFRHFDELLADMGATKTKRSNPLAEQFSYPNANAYGGYLASTPQYMAG comes from the coding sequence ATGACAAAACGGAAAACAGTCGCCGTCATTGGTGGCGGCGTGAGCGGCCTTGCGGCTGCCAAAGCCTTCGACGAACGCGGCCACCGTGTTCTCGGGTTTGAACGACGTCACGATTTCGGCGGCGTCTGGGAGCTGTCCCGGTCCTATCCGGATGTGCAGACCCAATCGCCAAAGGATCTTTACCGGTTCACCGATCTGCCCATGCCGGACGATTATCCGGAGTGGCCGAAGGGTCCTCAGGTTCATGCCTATGTTCATGCCTATGCGAAGAAACACAATCTGGCGCGCCTCTTTCGGCTGAACACAACTGTCCTATCCATGGACCGGCGGTCAGACGGCCAACCGGGTTGGACACTCACCCTGGAGACTGCGGACAAGGCCTGGACCCAGGATTTCGACTTTGTCGCGGTGTGTACGGGACAGTTCTCGGACAAAAACATCATCTCCCATCCGGGACAGGAGGCGTTTGTTCAGGCTGGCGGGCAGGTCATGCACAGTTCGGACTATACCGACAGCAGCCTTGCGACCGGCAAAAACGTGGTCGTGCTTGGCGGTTCGAAATCAGCCACGGATATTGCGGTCAATACAGCCAAAAACGGGGCGAAATCGGTCACCCTGGTCTACCGGGAGCCCGTTTGGCGTGTGCCGTATTTCATCGGTGGCATCAACTTCAAGCGGCTGTTGTACATGCGGGCGCAGGAACTGCAATTCAACGGCTGGAGCCCGTCGATCACCGGCAAGATCCTCTCCACGTTGTTCAAGCCACTTATCTGGGCAAATTTCCGCGGATTGGAAATCATGCTCAAAACACAGCTGAAGCTGAAGAAGTGGGACATGGTGCCAGACGTGCCGATCGAGAAGGACGCCTCCTGCTCCTTGCCGATCGTGACGCCCGGTCTGTTCGAAGGTTTCGAGGCCGGGACGATCAAACCGGTCCGGGGAACCATCGACCACTACGAAAACGGCCAAGCGGTGCTGACTACCGGAGACCGGGTGCCCTGTGATGTTTCGGTTCTTGCTGTTGGCTGGAAACTGGGCGTGCCGTACCTCGCCAAAGAATATCAGGACAAACTGATCGAACCGGATGGTCAATACCGTGTCTATCGCTTGTCGGTGAACCCGGATCTGCCCGACATGGGCTTTGTCGGTTTCAACTCCAGTTTCTGCACAATCCTGTCGGCGGAAATGATTGCGAATTGGCTGGTGCGCTTCGCAGACGGTCAGCTCGCAAATCAACCAACTGACAAGGAGATGCAGCAAAACATCGACATGATGCTCGACTGGCGGCGCAAGGAGCGGCCCGCAGCCCAGGTCTATGGAGGCCTGTGTTCCGCCCCCTTCCACTTCCGTCATTTTGATGAGCTGCTGGCGGATATGGGCGCCACAAAAACCAAACGATCCAATCCACTCGCCGAACAGTTCTCCTATCCGAATGCGAACGCCTATGGCGGGTATCTCGCCAGCACGCCGCAATATATGGCTGGATAG
- a CDS encoding cupin domain-containing protein: MQNGAGITASKDGLDGISWNVVGHTYTPKVHSTNAFIWHAVVPADTFVPPHIHPTQDEWIVMLEGELEVEMGGNVHKAGPGDTVRMPMGEAHGIFNRSGKTATCVFGVAPARKLFDLFGALNGVTDPEELVRLSALHEVDFLPPPDQA, from the coding sequence ATGCAAAACGGAGCCGGGATCACCGCATCCAAAGACGGGCTCGACGGCATCAGCTGGAACGTCGTTGGCCACACTTACACACCCAAGGTCCATAGCACCAACGCCTTCATCTGGCATGCCGTGGTGCCGGCGGACACGTTCGTACCGCCGCACATCCACCCGACCCAAGACGAATGGATCGTCATGCTGGAGGGGGAACTGGAGGTCGAAATGGGTGGCAACGTCCATAAGGCAGGTCCAGGCGACACGGTGCGCATGCCCATGGGCGAAGCCCACGGTATCTTCAATCGGTCCGGCAAGACCGCGACCTGCGTCTTCGGCGTCGCGCCAGCGCGAAAGCTCTTCGATTTGTTTGGTGCCTTAAACGGTGTCACGGATCCGGAAGAACTCGTGCGCCTATCTGCCCTGCACGAAGTCGATTTCCTGCCTCCGCCCGATCAGGCCTGA
- a CDS encoding AraC-like ligand-binding domain-containing protein: MMAQPQRPPPLSDFRRFQTFDVDAARDIVARHFCSHKLQRQSSNDKFDACQHRVSGEHVSLNYLRYGGDVTIEPGELTRFFLIQIPLSGAAEITNGCQAVASNPQTASILNPDRHTVMRWHSGCEQLLVQIDRQFVDDVASRITGMDLGARLRFVPEFRLRQSKANRWMRKLWGMVHAAENGELFGSEHRTSQLYLEEELIVSLLEVQENTASVLLSHETPKSGPAILKRAVDMIHDRLREDFSLIELARHAGTTPRNLQLVFKREMGLTPVQYLQQCRLNMARHLLLARNGDLPVSDVAELSGHRHLGRFSVAYKKRFGESPKATARSRVFC, encoded by the coding sequence ATGATGGCTCAACCGCAAAGGCCCCCACCGCTGAGTGACTTCCGCCGCTTTCAGACCTTCGATGTTGATGCGGCCCGGGACATCGTTGCGCGTCATTTCTGCAGTCACAAGCTGCAGCGGCAATCCTCCAATGACAAGTTCGACGCTTGCCAGCACCGGGTTTCCGGAGAGCATGTCTCGCTCAATTACCTTCGCTATGGCGGCGACGTGACGATTGAGCCCGGCGAGCTGACCCGGTTTTTTCTGATCCAGATCCCGCTTAGCGGTGCTGCCGAAATCACCAACGGCTGCCAGGCCGTGGCGTCAAACCCGCAGACAGCCTCCATCCTCAATCCTGACCGCCATACGGTGATGCGTTGGCATTCGGGCTGCGAGCAGTTGCTGGTTCAGATCGATCGGCAGTTTGTAGACGACGTGGCCTCAAGGATCACGGGTATGGACTTGGGCGCCCGTTTGCGATTTGTGCCGGAATTTCGTCTGAGACAATCGAAAGCAAACCGATGGATGCGCAAACTTTGGGGTATGGTTCATGCTGCGGAGAATGGAGAGCTGTTTGGATCAGAACACCGCACGTCCCAACTGTATCTCGAAGAAGAACTGATCGTTTCTCTGCTTGAGGTACAAGAGAACACGGCTTCCGTCTTGCTCTCACATGAAACGCCAAAGTCCGGACCTGCCATCCTGAAGCGGGCCGTTGATATGATCCATGACCGGCTGCGGGAAGATTTCAGTCTGATAGAGCTTGCACGTCATGCCGGAACCACTCCGCGCAACTTGCAGCTGGTCTTCAAACGCGAAATGGGCCTCACACCTGTTCAATATTTGCAGCAGTGCCGCCTGAACATGGCCCGTCATTTGTTGCTTGCCCGAAATGGCGACCTCCCTGTCAGCGACGTCGCCGAGTTATCAGGGCATCGTCATCTTGGGCGGTTTTCTGTTGCCTATAAGAAGCGCTTCGGAGAGTCCCCAAAGGCAACCGCTCGCAGCCGTGTGTTCTGCTGA